TGTAGGGGGGACaggatgtctctgtctctgagctgtcacacacacctctgcccagagaaaagggagggacaAAAGGCCCCGAGAGACAGAACAAAGAGAGACCCAGAGACAACAcaagagagccagagagaaggaAAGTCAGAGAGGAGAGTGTGGGGGCATCCCATGGGCAGATAAACAGGGGGAGTGTGTAGAGGAGTCAGAGCTGCAGCAAACAGACGCAGGGTAGGGAGAGCGACAGTACCCTGAGGAGATCGGAGAGAGGGATAGGGTGGtaggaaaagagacagacagatgaaaagaaaaagagtcacCGTTATACAGAGagagtaaagaaagagaaagtgggggaaatagaaaagaaagatagagagagaggaacaagacataaaagggagagggagagagagattgggggAGATTCagtaaagggagagggagagagagattgggaggggagagagattcagaaggaaagagagactGCCAGAGGCTGTAGAGAAGGGATTGAAGGCTGAGAAGacacaaaagaaagagacaagGCAATACCGAAGGGGACACACCCCTCAGAGGGTGACAGGGAGCAGGAAGGGAGTCTGTGGAATCTCAGGGGGCTGGGAAGACTGTTTCAGACAGAGTGAGACCAAGGACCCTCCATCACCTCCACCAGCCTCTGCTGGGCAACGACCCATCGGGGTGCAAAGGGTGCCTCAGGCTGGTTCCCCTTTGGGGAGTTCTAAATAAGGGGAGCCTATAAAGGCCAGCTGACACTGGGCAACTCTGAGATGGAGCTCAGGGTCCTGGAGACCCCCGAGGATGGGGACACAGAGGTGAGAGGCCGGataaaagggaggcagagagactgagagagcagGAGGAgacggagggagggggaggaagggagaagactAAAGGCCCAGATTCAAGGAGGCACAATAGTGTAGACCCAAAGGGTCTCTCTCTGGGCTCTGAGTCCCCCAGTGAACAAAGATCACGTGGAGAAGGTGAGGGGTCTGGTGGACTGACCAAAGAAGCCACGGTAGCATGGGTTGAGAACATCGGGGCTGCCTCCCTCAAGTGGAGACCAGACAAAGCCTCAGAGACAAAGACCCCTAATTCTGCTAGGACCCAAAAACAGGTGTCCCCAGGCAGGGTGACTCACCGTGACTCATCCTTCTCTCTAGGGACAGTGACCCCTGTCCTTTGCATCCTAAGCTTGGCTCTGGACCTGGCCTCTGATCTCTCCTGTTGTTCCAAAAGGCCCCAGACTCACCCCTCAGCCACTCACCTCCTTCTCCCCACAGGAGGACACAGCCATGGCCCTGCAGCGGCTCGTGGAGCTGACAGCCAGCCGAGTGACATCCGTGAGAAGCCTGCGCGGACAGTACCGTCTCATCCGAAAGCTAGGTTCCGGGTCCTACGGCCGCGTGCTCCTAGCCCAGCCGCGCCAAGGAGGTGAGTGCAGTCACCAAGGGTGGACTTCAAATTCTCTCATCATGAGACATCTCGAGAGATAACCCAGCCCTGCTGGGAACTCGGAAAGTGCAGAACTCTCTGTGATCTTCTGAGAGGTATAGGTCCCCCCAGAGAGGGCAAATGGCGGACTCCAAGTCTCACATCACACAGCAAGGCAAGAGAACAATTTGAACCGGAATTCATGTCACTATCATGTCCCTTTATCTTATAAGAaatggaggagcagagagggaaagacagTTATACGAGGCAGCACAGCAGGCCAAGGCAAAATGGGAAAGCACATACGAGAAGATTTATTCCAATCCACACTTCACAGATGGAGAGACTTGATTTTCATGAAAATTCTCAGGCTCAGAGAGGTCAAGTGGCTTCCCTAAGAACCCATAGCAGGACAATGATGTCCCACTTTCTCATCTGACCCCATCTTCCTGACAGGTCAAACTGTGGCTCTTAAGCTCCTCCGACGGGACTCAGTCCTGAGGACAACTTTCCTGAGAGAATTCTGTGTGGGCCGCTGCGTCTCTTCACATCCAGGCCTGCTGCAGACCCTGGGAAGACCCCTGCAGACACCCCGATATTTTGCCTTTGCTCAGGAGTATGCACCCTGTGGGGATCTCAGCGGGATGCTCCAGGAGAAGGCAAGGCTGGAAAAGACTGCTCGGGCCCACCTCAGTCCCTCTCCCTAATTCACTGCCCCAGCTAGATCCACCCTGAGACCCCACATGACGCCCCCATTCCTAGTCGTCAACCGTTCCCTGCCTGACCGCAGCACTGATCCATAGGACATCCAAACGCAAACGTGGAGAAGGGCTGGACTGCCATTAGGGTTGGGAATGGATTGGAGCTATTGAGGGGCTGGAGTGTAGACAGCTTTGAGGCTCCAGTTGATGCTGGGATTGAGAGGTGGAAatagctggggtggggtgggagggtttAAGGTTGATCGTACATAGGTGGGCTGTGGTTGTTACAAGGGCAGGTTGGCACAGGCAGTGTCCACTGGCCAATCTGGGTAGAGTTGAAATGgggttttctctagaaaggacgCTAGGTCAGGACTGAGCCCAGAAGAGTCTAGCCTCTCTTATTTGGAGATCAGGTGCAGGAGATATTGCAGGGAGGTGCTTGGGCTTGAGATAGAATAAGGGACAGAAATAGGGGTAAGTGAAAgcaaggaaaagagggagggagggagggagggaagacaggtgGGTGGATGCTTAAATGGAAGGATACTGAGTGGAGGACAGATGTGTGTAGGGGTGGATGCAAgcatgaatgggtgggtgggtggatgaatgcatacatgtatgGATAGCTGGATGATTAGCTTGATGTTCAGATGGATCAATTCCTGGATGGGTGAACAGATGTGTGGATACATGGATGAATAAATAGATGACGGCGTGGATGGCTACCTTGATAGCTGTGTGGATGTGTGATGCATGGTTAGGTAGGtatgaatggacagatggatgtatgctgcctggatgCATGGTTAGGAAAgtatggatggacagatggatgtaTGCTTGAATGGTTGCCTGGTTGGCTGGCTgtatggatggacagatggctgTATGACTAACTGAGTGGGTGGATGATAGATGaatgatgatggatggatgagtggctagatggatgatggattgatgggtgaatggatggtgggtggatgaatggacggatgatggatagatggatgatgggtggatagatgatgggtagatggatgggtgggtggatgaatgaatggacagataatggatggatggatggatgggtggatggatgggtgggtgggtggatgggtgggtgggtggatgaatggacatggatagatggatgatgggtggatagatgatgggtagatggatgggtgggtggatgaatgaatggacagataatggatgaatgatggatggatggatgatgggtggatgagtggatgatgggtagatggatgggtggctaggtggatggatggatggatggatgatggatggatggatgggtggatggatggatgggtggatgggtggatagatgatgaaaggatggatgagtggataagtagatgatgggtggatggatggatggatgatggatggatgcatgaatgattgatggatggatggataagaaGATAAAAAGGACAAGAAGGAAGCCAAGGAGGATGAGGTGTGGGTATTAGATGTGAAAATAGGATAGTTGCATTGCTGCCTGGATGCAGAGTGGACATGGAGTGGGTGCATTATTTAATATTGTTGTATAGAGCCCTGATTGAACAGTAGGACAGACTGATATGAGGACAGTCTGAGTTAAAGATGAGTTCTACATCAATTTGTGGCTAAGATCAGAGTTAACTACAGGGTTTAGATTCTCACTAAGACATTTAAtaccagcgcttgggaggcagaagcaggtggatctctgagttcaaggccaacctggactacatagtgagatcctatcaccagaacaaaaacaaaccccccatcaaaacagagagaaggggtagggaaggggagagggacagagacagtgacagagagacacacagaaggacacagagaaataaatTCTGATTAAAAGTAGGTTCTATTGGGAGTCAGTGTGTGGAGAGATAAACGGTGGCTAATCTGAAGAACTGTGGGTGTTTGTGGAGATATCAGCTGTCTTTGGGGGCTCTGGGTGGGAGACACTCAAACCTTGAGAGTCAGAATCTTTCAGAATTAAGAGCTGTGTCCAAGATGAGGAAGAAAGCAAGAGGATATGActtgtttcctttcttcccaaCTTAGGGCCTCCCAGAGCTGATGGTGAAGAGGGTAGTGGCCCAGCTGGCTGGAGCCCTGGACTTCCTCCATGGCCGGGGGCTAGTGCACGCGGATGTCAAGCCAGACAACGTGCTAGTCTTCGATCCTGACTGCAACAGAGTAGCCCTGGGTGACCTGGGTTTGACCCGACCTGAAGGCAGCCCAACCCCTGCTCCCCCAGTGCCTCTGCCCACTGCACCAcctgaactctgcctcctgctgccACCAAACACACTGAGCCTGAGGCCAGCTGTGGACTCCTGGGCCCTGGGCGTGCTTCTCTTCTGTGCCGCCACAGCCTGCTTCCCGTGGGATGTAGCATTGGCCCCCgatcctgagttcgaggcctttGCTGGCTGGATGACCACTAAACCCCAGCCTCCTCAGCCACCAGCACCTTGGGACCAGTTTGCACCCCCAGCTCTGACCTTACTCCAGGGACTTCTAGACCTGGATCCTGAGACTAGGAGCCCtccactggctgtcctagacgtTTTAGGGGATGACTGGGGACTGCAGGGTAGTGGAGAGGGATCTGGAAGCCTGGGGGGTGCATCCTACGAAGacggggaggaagaagagggaggatcCAGTTTGGAAGAGTGGAcagatgaggaggaagatgaaatCAAAGATGGTGGGAGGATGGAGGCAGATAACAGGGCTTCATGACCAGGTGACAGACAGTGGTCAGAACCGGAGCTCTTGAGGCCACCTGGGAAAGGCAGCGACTGTTACTGGGAGAAGACAGGGGACACACTGGACTTGGGTGTGCACACATCCCCGCTCCctgcagtgtacacacacacacacacacacacatctgaggaCTGAGGGATCCCAACTGTGTGCTGCTGcaacctccttccctcctcctctttccatcttccttttgtcttctttcttcttttctttctctgcttgatctctctctcttcttcctcctcctcttcctctccctcttcttcctcttcctccatctcctccatctcttcctccttcttctcttcttcctccatcttctcctcctctccctc
This portion of the Apodemus sylvaticus chromosome 1, mApoSyl1.1, whole genome shotgun sequence genome encodes:
- the Sbk3 gene encoding uncharacterized serine/threonine-protein kinase SBK3 is translated as MELRVLETPEDGDTEEDTAMALQRLVELTASRVTSVRSLRGQYRLIRKLGSGSYGRVLLAQPRQGGQTVALKLLRRDSVLRTTFLREFCVGRCVSSHPGLLQTLGRPLQTPRYFAFAQEYAPCGDLSGMLQEKGLPELMVKRVVAQLAGALDFLHGRGLVHADVKPDNVLVFDPDCNRVALGDLGLTRPEGSPTPAPPVPLPTAPPELCLLLPPNTLSLRPAVDSWALGVLLFCAATACFPWDVALAPDPEFEAFAGWMTTKPQPPQPPAPWDQFAPPALTLLQGLLDLDPETRSPPLAVLDVLGDDWGLQGSGEGSGSLGGASYEDGEEEEGGSSLEEWTDEEEDEIKDGGRMEADNRAS